One genomic segment of Peribacillus sp. FSL H8-0477 includes these proteins:
- a CDS encoding GAF domain-containing sensor histidine kinase yields the protein MNDITNSIHINLNIEEMLHQVMGRLGQLMVFENCHLVLLKDHQTSLIHISPLKSCELEQEAGWTALHELALLEGAIIQKHVSELPSLYIEKEKLLSLDIHTIIMMPLYCHDDGIGVLLFGRKDLEEWDEDELDFLRKLSNQITIMLEKAHLFNELLHSQQEWVETFKAIEDIIVIFNQDLEVEQCNDSAKEFTSLESLLIAAHPLVQSTFVNETPNFIEIHLANDLIFDLQTYPIKNRDLHVYGVIAYFKNVTKKRNMEAQLLHSGKLAAIGEMAAGIAHELNSPLTAILGNSQILLRNYPSENTDAILLQDIKNCGNRCKEIIKSLLTFSRQNEYSFTYYSLNEAIQQVLNLLKFQLEKNRITIQLSLMNDLPLLKGSQPQIEQIIINLLLNARDALDMGKAEKKRLIIETYAEEDYLALVVRDNGIGIESERIPLIFHPFYTTKDMEKGTGLGLSVSLGIAKDHSGTIEVKSSYGKGSSFILKLPLNGS from the coding sequence ATGAATGATATCACAAATAGCATCCATATTAATCTCAATATCGAGGAAATGCTTCATCAAGTTATGGGTAGACTTGGGCAGCTGATGGTCTTTGAAAACTGTCATTTAGTCCTTTTGAAAGATCACCAAACATCCTTAATTCATATATCCCCTTTGAAAAGTTGTGAGCTTGAACAGGAAGCAGGATGGACAGCCCTTCATGAACTTGCCCTACTAGAAGGGGCGATTATTCAAAAACATGTCAGCGAACTCCCTTCCCTTTATATAGAAAAAGAGAAATTATTAAGTCTTGATATTCATACCATCATCATGATGCCGCTCTATTGCCACGATGATGGAATAGGTGTTTTACTTTTCGGCCGGAAAGATCTTGAAGAATGGGACGAGGATGAATTAGATTTTTTAAGGAAACTATCAAACCAGATTACCATTATGCTTGAGAAGGCTCATCTTTTTAATGAGCTGCTGCACTCTCAACAAGAATGGGTCGAAACCTTTAAAGCTATTGAAGATATCATCGTGATTTTTAATCAAGATTTAGAAGTCGAGCAGTGCAACGATTCTGCAAAAGAATTCACTTCCTTAGAAAGCTTACTTATTGCTGCCCACCCACTTGTCCAGTCCACTTTCGTCAACGAAACACCCAATTTCATAGAAATACATCTTGCGAATGATTTGATCTTTGATTTGCAAACGTACCCCATTAAAAACAGAGATTTGCATGTCTATGGTGTTATTGCTTACTTTAAAAACGTTACAAAAAAAAGAAACATGGAAGCGCAGCTGCTCCATAGCGGAAAATTAGCAGCAATTGGAGAAATGGCAGCTGGAATTGCCCATGAATTGAATAGTCCATTAACTGCGATTCTCGGAAATTCCCAAATTCTCTTACGAAATTACCCTTCAGAAAATACAGATGCAATTTTATTACAAGATATTAAAAATTGTGGAAACCGCTGCAAAGAAATCATTAAAAGTCTGCTTACTTTTTCCCGCCAGAATGAATATAGCTTTACCTATTATTCTCTGAATGAGGCGATACAGCAGGTTCTTAACTTACTGAAGTTTCAGTTGGAGAAAAATCGAATTACCATACAGTTGTCCTTGATGAATGATCTCCCTCTTCTTAAAGGAAGTCAGCCCCAAATTGAACAAATTATCATTAATCTGCTTCTCAATGCTCGAGATGCATTAGACATGGGAAAAGCTGAAAAGAAACGATTAATTATTGAAACGTACGCTGAGGAAGACTATCTTGCCCTAGTGGTCCGAGATAACGGGATTGGAATCGAATCTGAGAGGATTCCTTTGATTTTCCATCCCTTTTACACGACCAAAGATATGGAAAAAGGAACCGGTTTGGGATTGTCTGTTAGTCTAGGAATTGCCAAGGATCATAGCGGTACAATTGAAGTTAAAAGCTCTTACGGAAAAGGGAGCAGCTTTATACTCAAATTGCCTTTAAATGGGTCGTAA
- a CDS encoding STAS domain-containing protein, translating into MNPLNGNDMAAYLKENAADLSLELVSDILKEFTSEIPTEEIKQARMMYSGLFICLADSIAQGKEINTKQILAWSRKNGEREASTDGDLSEIINRYPPSRVILVNYILNICEKFNLSHTEMLKITEIINYLLDLSISETTLAYERKSAQILKDAQIEAHELAAQIVPIQDGIAILPLYGSIDHERAAHITENVLPKIADNKINWLIIDFSGIVKMDGEVAGHIFNIHYMLELIGIEVIITGIRPALAQHAVRQGIDFSSIKTCGSVMQAIQTI; encoded by the coding sequence GTGAATCCATTAAACGGCAATGATATGGCCGCTTACCTTAAAGAAAATGCAGCGGATCTGTCCCTTGAGTTGGTCAGTGATATTTTAAAAGAGTTTACATCCGAGATCCCAACTGAAGAGATCAAGCAAGCAAGAATGATGTATAGTGGACTTTTTATCTGTTTAGCTGATTCCATCGCACAGGGTAAAGAAATAAACACAAAACAAATCTTAGCTTGGAGCAGGAAAAATGGCGAAAGAGAAGCTTCTACTGATGGTGATCTTTCCGAGATTATAAATCGGTATCCACCTTCCCGTGTCATTTTAGTTAATTACATATTGAATATCTGTGAGAAATTTAATCTATCTCACACTGAAATGTTGAAAATTACTGAAATAATCAACTACCTCTTAGATTTAAGCATCAGCGAAACTACTCTTGCCTATGAGCGTAAGTCTGCCCAAATATTAAAAGATGCACAGATAGAGGCACATGAATTAGCAGCACAAATTGTTCCCATTCAGGACGGCATTGCCATCCTTCCCTTATATGGTTCCATCGACCACGAAAGGGCTGCACATATTACTGAAAATGTATTACCTAAAATCGCGGATAATAAAATCAATTGGCTGATTATTGATTTTTCAGGAATTGTAAAAATGGATGGTGAGGTGGCTGGCCACATCTTTAATATCCATTACATGCTAGAATTAATCGGTATCGAGGTCATTATTACAGGTATTCGTCCTGCTCTTGCTCAACATGCTGTTCGGCAAGGTATTGACTTTTCATCTATTAAGACCTGTGGGTCAGTCATGCAGGCTATCCAGACAATCTAA
- a CDS encoding DUF3892 domain-containing protein, which produces MDKFEEAYENYLHPESSKVPKEPESDKEEIIAVRKNEDGNIIAIKTNTGRELDYSTAIMEAKEGNLGHVDVFQKYGRDILRSEPDGIKENNLGELPDF; this is translated from the coding sequence ATGGATAAATTTGAAGAAGCATACGAGAATTATTTGCATCCTGAGTCATCGAAAGTTCCTAAAGAACCTGAATCAGATAAAGAGGAAATTATCGCGGTGAGAAAGAATGAAGATGGAAATATCATTGCTATTAAGACGAATACAGGTCGTGAACTCGATTATTCAACTGCAATAATGGAAGCCAAAGAAGGAAACTTGGGGCATGTTGATGTTTTCCAGAAATACGGACGTGACATTCTGCGAAGTGAACCGGACGGTATTAAAGAAAATAACTTAGGAGAACTCCCTGACTTTTAG
- a CDS encoding sigma-54-dependent transcriptional regulator, with amino-acid sequence MNLLIVDDEREIGTFLSHLFSLKGFTVHKAVSANEFYQIDFAAHIFHAAMIDIKLPDGSGLALLQHLKQQQPHCQVLIMTGYSTIKTAVEAMKLGASDYIEKPFDDIEILEKQVEILLKRTPSATPPYIHKLAKEAGMLIGKNPEMNQLVETTWKVAQKSVNVLIEGETGTGKEILSRFIHLASPRRDDPFIGINCGAISESLLESELFGHERGAFTGATQQRKGFFEIAGSGTLFLDEIAEASSAIQVKLLRVLETREFMRVGNSHTLQTNARLVAATNENLQQAVDNRTFREDLFYRLNVVTLELPALRERKEDIPILIHHFIERNGQQSITFSPAAIDKLMSHDWPGNIRELSNVITRTLTFADQDSDISADDIVLSSACSAPARMLKAETPSLNTNNHLKQWRNEKLADFNASNKINLEHVLTEIKQLETDIGKDMVQQALQNTFGNRNEAAKRLHISMRKLRYLLNEKNKTDVKKS; translated from the coding sequence ATGAATTTGCTAATCGTAGACGATGAAAGAGAAATTGGAACGTTCTTATCTCATTTATTTTCCCTAAAGGGATTTACTGTACATAAAGCAGTCAGTGCAAACGAATTCTACCAAATTGATTTTGCTGCCCACATCTTTCATGCGGCCATGATTGATATTAAACTCCCTGATGGAAGCGGGCTTGCTTTATTGCAGCATCTGAAGCAACAACAGCCTCACTGCCAGGTTCTCATCATGACTGGCTACAGCACAATTAAAACAGCAGTAGAGGCTATGAAACTTGGAGCGAGTGATTATATTGAGAAACCCTTTGATGATATTGAAATCCTTGAAAAGCAAGTTGAAATCCTCTTAAAAAGAACACCATCAGCTACTCCACCATACATTCATAAATTGGCTAAAGAAGCAGGTATGTTAATCGGAAAAAATCCCGAGATGAATCAGTTAGTTGAGACCACATGGAAAGTAGCACAAAAATCTGTCAATGTACTAATTGAAGGAGAAACGGGAACCGGAAAAGAAATTCTCTCCCGTTTTATTCATCTGGCAAGTCCCAGGAGAGATGATCCCTTCATCGGCATTAATTGTGGGGCAATCTCGGAATCACTGTTAGAAAGTGAATTATTTGGTCATGAGAGAGGAGCATTTACAGGAGCAACTCAACAAAGAAAAGGATTCTTTGAAATTGCAGGAAGCGGCACCCTGTTTCTGGATGAAATCGCTGAAGCATCATCTGCGATTCAAGTGAAGTTGCTTCGGGTATTAGAGACGAGAGAATTTATGCGTGTAGGCAACAGTCACACCCTTCAAACCAATGCTCGATTGGTGGCTGCAACGAATGAAAATCTTCAACAAGCGGTTGATAACCGTACGTTCCGTGAAGATCTATTTTACCGTTTAAACGTTGTTACGTTAGAACTTCCAGCATTACGAGAAAGAAAAGAAGATATTCCTATACTCATACATCACTTCATAGAGCGGAACGGCCAACAATCCATTACTTTTTCACCTGCTGCCATAGATAAACTTATGTCGCATGATTGGCCTGGCAATATTCGGGAGCTTTCTAATGTAATTACCCGTACGCTCACATTCGCGGACCAAGACTCCGATATTTCCGCTGATGATATCGTTTTATCATCAGCTTGTTCTGCACCTGCAAGAATGTTAAAAGCAGAAACGCCGTCTCTTAATACGAACAATCATTTAAAGCAGTGGCGTAATGAGAAACTCGCCGATTTTAATGCAAGCAACAAAATAAATCTTGAACATGTTCTTACTGAGATTAAACAGCTTGAAACGGACATTGGCAAAGATATGGTCCAGCAGGCACTGCAAAACACATTTGGAAATAGAAACGAGGCTGCGAAACGTCTCCATATTTCAATGCGAAAGCTGCGCTATTTACTAAATGAAAAGAATAAAACAGACGTAAAGAAATCATAA
- a CDS encoding iron-containing alcohol dehydrogenase, which produces MSITKFVIPEIIFGMNSIHQAGEACKRLGATKALVVSDSGVANAGWLDIVIQSCQAAKLSYTTFIETTTNPKDSETEAGSVHFLNHGCDAVIGVGGGSALDSAKGIALLSSNKGRIRDYEGIDKIHTPLPPMVMVMTTAGSGSEVSQFSVIVDSDREKKMIIISKSLVPDIAIIDPNTLTTKEAELTATTGMDVLTHAIESYVSIASTPLTDVQAKNALSLVSRFLRPSVASKRNIDAKEAMAMASLQAGLAFSNAILGAAHAISHSIGGKYLLPHGEINAILLPHVMEFNRMAVPERFREMADIMGIDTRTLTDTEAGIAAIKFVKELSQDIGAPSTLTEVGITRDMIDVIGMTALEDACMITNPRDMSLNQINNLLLKAL; this is translated from the coding sequence ATGTCGATTACTAAATTTGTCATTCCAGAAATTATATTTGGAATGAATTCAATTCACCAAGCAGGAGAAGCCTGTAAGCGTCTTGGTGCCACTAAAGCTTTAGTTGTGAGTGACAGCGGGGTCGCAAATGCCGGTTGGCTCGACATTGTCATCCAGTCGTGTCAGGCGGCAAAGCTTTCGTACACTACTTTTATCGAAACTACCACAAACCCAAAGGATTCAGAAACAGAGGCTGGCAGCGTGCATTTCTTAAATCATGGATGCGATGCTGTAATCGGTGTTGGGGGCGGCAGTGCCTTAGATTCAGCTAAAGGAATAGCTCTTCTCTCCTCAAATAAAGGCAGAATCCGAGACTATGAAGGCATAGATAAAATTCATACACCACTTCCTCCAATGGTGATGGTCATGACGACTGCAGGATCTGGATCGGAAGTATCACAGTTTTCGGTTATTGTTGATTCTGACCGTGAAAAGAAAATGATTATCATCTCTAAATCACTTGTTCCTGATATTGCGATTATTGATCCAAATACCTTGACCACTAAGGAGGCCGAATTAACTGCAACTACAGGAATGGATGTTTTGACACATGCGATTGAGTCCTATGTAAGCATCGCCTCTACTCCTCTTACAGATGTCCAGGCTAAGAATGCTTTGTCTCTCGTCTCCCGTTTTTTACGTCCTTCCGTCGCATCCAAACGTAATATAGATGCCAAGGAAGCCATGGCAATGGCAAGCCTGCAAGCGGGCCTTGCCTTTTCTAATGCCATTCTTGGGGCAGCCCATGCAATCTCTCATTCAATTGGCGGCAAATATTTACTGCCGCATGGAGAGATAAACGCTATTCTTCTGCCTCATGTCATGGAATTCAATCGGATGGCTGTGCCTGAGCGCTTTAGAGAAATGGCTGATATCATGGGAATTGATACAAGAACGCTAACAGATACCGAAGCCGGGATAGCAGCAATAAAGTTTGTTAAAGAGCTGTCTCAGGATATTGGTGCTCCTTCCACACTTACTGAAGTGGGAATCACAAGAGATATGATAGATGTCATTGGGATGACTGCACTAGAGGACGCCTGCATGATAACCAACCCGCGCGATATGTCGTTAAACCAAATAAATAACTTGCTCTTAAAGGCACTATGA
- a CDS encoding ABC transporter substrate-binding protein, with translation MKKGKLFTGIFSSLFLAGAVLSGCSSSSGGGDSKDDLTLEVFQFKVEFKNQFEELAKAYEKENKGVNIKVSTVGGGNDYKQSLTTKFASGEEPAIFNIGGPTDVEQFSDRLLDLGETDASKAALEGTLDGVTVDGKILGLPFNQEGYGFIYNKRIFEKAGIKAEELTSYDKLLEAVKTLDSKKKDLELEAVFAFPVKEKWVTGNHLSNVFLAPEFEGNVLKAYESPTVEFKNSEGLKQLVDLQNDFSVQPTTSLDYSQQVEELFSLERVAIIQQGNWIYNTVYEMDPELAEKGIGIIPIPVNGESKMPVGVPNYWAVNTKVDEKVQKEAKKFLDWMYTSDTGKQAVLEDFKFIPAYEGYDGTKIADPISQEIYKYSEAGNTIGWAFNGFPIGWNEDEFGASVQAYVSGKLSWDELVKKNMDAWKEIRSQQ, from the coding sequence ATGAAAAAGGGTAAATTATTTACCGGTATTTTTTCAAGTCTGTTTTTGGCAGGTGCCGTGTTGAGCGGATGTTCATCCTCTTCAGGCGGAGGGGATTCAAAGGATGATCTCACACTAGAAGTCTTTCAGTTTAAAGTAGAATTTAAAAACCAATTTGAGGAATTAGCAAAAGCTTATGAAAAAGAAAATAAAGGCGTAAATATCAAGGTTTCGACTGTTGGGGGAGGAAATGACTATAAGCAGTCATTGACAACTAAATTTGCATCGGGCGAGGAACCGGCAATTTTCAATATTGGCGGACCTACAGATGTCGAGCAATTCAGTGATCGTTTACTCGATTTAGGTGAAACAGATGCATCGAAGGCTGCGCTAGAAGGAACGCTTGATGGAGTTACGGTCGATGGAAAGATATTAGGACTGCCGTTCAACCAAGAAGGATATGGGTTTATTTATAATAAACGAATTTTTGAAAAGGCAGGAATTAAGGCAGAAGAATTAACGTCTTATGACAAACTTTTGGAAGCGGTTAAAACACTGGATAGTAAAAAGAAGGATTTAGAATTAGAAGCAGTCTTTGCTTTTCCCGTTAAAGAAAAATGGGTGACAGGAAATCATTTATCAAATGTTTTCTTGGCTCCAGAGTTCGAGGGGAACGTACTAAAAGCCTATGAGTCGCCAACTGTGGAATTTAAGAATAGTGAAGGGTTAAAACAGTTGGTCGATTTGCAGAATGACTTTTCGGTACAACCGACTACAAGCTTAGATTATTCACAACAGGTTGAGGAATTGTTCTCCCTTGAACGGGTGGCTATCATTCAACAGGGAAACTGGATCTACAACACAGTTTATGAGATGGACCCAGAATTAGCTGAGAAAGGAATTGGCATTATCCCAATTCCGGTTAACGGAGAGTCTAAAATGCCAGTAGGAGTGCCGAACTACTGGGCAGTAAATACTAAAGTTGATGAAAAGGTACAAAAAGAAGCGAAGAAATTCTTGGATTGGATGTACACTTCAGATACTGGAAAACAAGCAGTGTTGGAAGACTTTAAGTTTATCCCTGCCTATGAAGGATATGATGGGACGAAGATTGCTGATCCAATTTCACAGGAAATTTACAAATATTCTGAAGCAGGAAATACGATTGGATGGGCCTTTAATGGTTTCCCAATTGGATGGAATGAAGACGAATTCGGAGCAAGTGTTCAAGCCTATGTCTCTGGTAAATTATCTTGGGATGAATTAGTTAAAAAGAATATGGACGCATGGAAAGAGATTCGTTCACAACAATAA
- a CDS encoding carbohydrate ABC transporter permease, translating to MRNRDLSFWLFLSPVLICLIAVVIIPLLNGLFYSFTDWNGLSLSKFVGLDNYTKLLSDNEFMTSFWFTIKFSAAAIIVINIIGLGLALIVTQHIKSSSFLRTIFFMPNLIGGLILGFIWQFIFTKAFAAVGDAVGIEGLKGWLSTSETGFWGLVILTSWQMAGYVMLIYIAYLQSVPQELIEAAQIDGASKFQRFRTITVPLIAPAFTVSLFLTLSHSFKMYDQNLSLTNGGPYNSTEMVAMNIIKSAFTDNAMAYAQSKAVIFFVVVAAVSLVQVFYNKKREVEL from the coding sequence ATGCGAAATCGTGACTTGTCATTTTGGCTTTTTCTTTCACCAGTTCTAATTTGTTTAATTGCCGTGGTTATTATTCCTTTATTAAATGGACTGTTTTATTCCTTTACTGATTGGAACGGGCTTAGTTTGAGTAAGTTTGTAGGCTTGGATAACTATACGAAGTTACTCAGTGACAATGAATTCATGACATCTTTCTGGTTCACGATTAAGTTTTCAGCTGCGGCTATTATTGTCATAAATATTATTGGTTTAGGATTAGCCTTAATTGTAACGCAGCACATTAAAAGCAGCAGTTTTTTACGGACAATATTTTTCATGCCCAATTTGATCGGTGGATTGATTTTAGGTTTTATCTGGCAATTTATTTTTACAAAGGCATTTGCAGCAGTTGGTGATGCAGTTGGGATTGAAGGGTTGAAAGGATGGCTATCAACCTCAGAAACTGGTTTTTGGGGACTCGTCATTTTGACATCTTGGCAAATGGCTGGGTATGTCATGCTCATCTATATAGCGTATTTGCAATCGGTCCCACAGGAATTAATAGAAGCAGCCCAAATTGACGGGGCAAGTAAGTTTCAGCGGTTTAGAACCATTACCGTTCCACTTATTGCACCAGCATTTACGGTAAGTCTATTCCTGACTCTATCTCATTCTTTTAAAATGTATGATCAGAACTTATCTCTGACTAACGGGGGACCATATAATTCGACAGAAATGGTTGCAATGAACATTATTAAATCAGCTTTTACTGATAACGCTATGGCCTATGCTCAATCAAAGGCTGTCATTTTCTTTGTAGTAGTAGCAGCCGTCTCGCTTGTTCAGGTATTTTACAACAAGAAAAGGGAGGTTGAACTATAA
- the adhP gene encoding alcohol dehydrogenase AdhP, with the protein MKAAVVNEFNQELEIKEVPIPELAYGEILVKIKACGVCHTDLHAAHGDWPVKPTLPLIPGHEGVGIIEKVAEGVTSLKVGDRVGIPWLYSACGECEYCLTGRETLCPDQLNAGYSVNGSYAEYCKAPAKYVVKVPEGLDFAEVSPIFCAGVTTYKALKISGAKPGDWVAIYGIGGLGHVALQYAKAMGFNVIAVDIQDDKLELAKELGADITINGLKADPIEDIKKKVGGVQAAISVAVTKKAFEQAYSSVKRGGTLVVVGLPNDVLPIPIFDTVLNGITVKGSIVGTRKDLMEALEFAKQGKVKTNIETKPLKEINEIFQRMEKGQINGRVVLTME; encoded by the coding sequence ATGAAAGCGGCAGTAGTGAATGAATTCAATCAAGAATTAGAAATTAAAGAAGTCCCAATACCTGAATTGGCATATGGAGAAATTTTAGTCAAAATTAAGGCTTGCGGGGTTTGTCATACAGATCTTCATGCGGCGCACGGTGACTGGCCAGTCAAACCTACTCTGCCTCTGATACCCGGTCATGAGGGTGTAGGCATTATTGAAAAGGTGGCTGAAGGTGTCACTTCCTTAAAAGTTGGTGACCGAGTCGGAATTCCTTGGCTTTATTCAGCATGCGGCGAGTGTGAATATTGTTTAACCGGCAGGGAAACATTGTGTCCTGATCAATTAAATGCTGGCTATTCTGTGAATGGAAGTTATGCAGAATATTGCAAAGCACCGGCGAAATATGTAGTAAAGGTTCCTGAGGGATTGGATTTTGCTGAGGTATCTCCAATTTTTTGTGCGGGTGTGACGACTTATAAAGCCCTTAAAATTTCTGGTGCGAAACCAGGAGATTGGGTCGCTATTTATGGAATAGGCGGCTTAGGTCATGTCGCACTTCAATATGCGAAGGCAATGGGCTTTAATGTCATAGCAGTAGATATCCAAGATGATAAACTTGAACTCGCAAAAGAACTGGGAGCCGACATAACGATTAACGGCTTGAAGGCAGATCCTATAGAGGATATTAAAAAGAAAGTGGGCGGTGTCCAAGCAGCTATTTCCGTAGCTGTTACAAAAAAAGCCTTTGAACAAGCATATAGCTCTGTTAAAAGGGGTGGGACATTGGTGGTTGTCGGGCTTCCTAATGATGTACTGCCCATTCCAATCTTTGATACGGTGTTAAATGGAATCACTGTAAAAGGTTCAATTGTAGGGACAAGAAAAGACTTAATGGAGGCACTTGAGTTTGCAAAACAAGGAAAAGTGAAAACTAATATTGAAACAAAACCTCTTAAAGAGATTAACGAAATCTTTCAACGTATGGAAAAAGGACAGATTAATGGTCGTGTCGTGTTGACGATGGAATAA
- a CDS encoding SH3 domain-containing protein → MSMVLTLSAGILVTTAALPAVTPLGISSAEASVIKKTQLKTTADLVLRVSASTKAKKLLTIPKGKLITATEKKTGWYKVTYIYKSTKKIGWVSSGFVNAEESISKTYRFTKKATNLYSQPSAKGSPVSVAANNGFYSTQKIVNSIGETWFRVYLNDKKLYLKDSGLTQSTFKSFAKTKYVSEKKTNLYQSYGNAHKKLTVIPKGTEITSKKRNGDWLSVSFNGHTGYVYIKDFSENKETISSIDAIYFTNKAAKVYEAPKSSSTTTGTILMGNGFISKEKTVNQTGTWYKITYNDQERYLKGDDVVEKTFSSIKPTILQAKVETNVYASYGTDFAKLGTITKGSQYMTEKKIGDWYEISYENTIGYIFNGDFSEYEAPVEAPITEEKMSNTTFVTTSEVSAYKTADGKGSAAFTLKPSTIIMANARTSNDMYKVTDGSRTGYVSVDSLNQVRTGDPIMNRTGYQFIDLRTQSKVTAAQIDQYISSYVTPKNKMSVLTGKGKVFIATGNAYGVNPLYLAAHAIHESGYGTSDISLGKNNLFGFGSYDAAPFIASYRFNSVDACIEYIAKQLKATYLNPADWRYQKFAYLGFSTKDMKNTRIAANSEGMNFYYASDPEWGKKIAAHMERIYPYNQAEYKNAVIDTINPGEPSKPIGSDLFPNRIETVANKALTLYNSQAVSTTKAVLKSGTSFTLLEKSNDYWVRIKVADKEYWTNSINFVEYKKAISVKNLGRVSRTEGNQNLNVRKEASASSEKLGELTPNSYVQLVLKKDGTLMMNDKKTWYYIQLDDGTYGWVSKSYIVQELK, encoded by the coding sequence ATGAGTATGGTTCTTACTCTTTCAGCCGGAATTTTAGTCACAACAGCTGCTCTCCCTGCAGTCACACCCCTTGGGATCAGCTCTGCTGAAGCAAGCGTAATTAAGAAAACACAACTAAAAACGACGGCTGATTTAGTATTACGTGTTTCCGCCAGTACAAAAGCCAAAAAACTACTAACCATTCCAAAAGGAAAATTGATTACGGCAACGGAGAAAAAGACCGGCTGGTATAAAGTAACGTACATCTATAAATCTACAAAAAAAATAGGCTGGGTAAGCAGCGGGTTTGTGAATGCGGAAGAATCTATCAGTAAAACTTATCGTTTCACCAAAAAAGCTACTAATCTTTATTCCCAACCGTCCGCAAAAGGTTCGCCCGTTTCCGTTGCAGCCAACAATGGCTTTTATAGTACTCAAAAAATCGTAAACAGCATCGGTGAAACGTGGTTCAGGGTCTATTTAAACGATAAAAAACTCTATCTAAAGGACAGTGGACTTACACAGAGTACCTTTAAATCTTTTGCCAAAACCAAGTATGTATCTGAAAAGAAAACAAATCTCTATCAATCCTATGGTAATGCCCATAAGAAATTAACGGTGATTCCCAAAGGCACTGAAATTACATCCAAAAAAAGAAACGGTGACTGGTTAAGTGTTAGCTTCAATGGGCATACCGGCTACGTTTACATAAAAGATTTTAGCGAAAATAAAGAGACTATTTCTAGTATTGATGCCATTTACTTTACGAATAAGGCAGCTAAGGTGTACGAAGCTCCTAAATCTTCAAGTACAACTACAGGGACCATTTTGATGGGGAATGGCTTTATTTCTAAAGAAAAGACAGTCAATCAGACGGGTACTTGGTATAAGATTACGTATAATGACCAAGAACGCTACCTAAAGGGTGATGATGTCGTGGAAAAAACATTTTCGTCTATCAAACCAACTATTCTACAGGCTAAAGTGGAGACAAACGTCTATGCCTCTTATGGAACTGATTTCGCCAAATTAGGCACTATCACAAAAGGCAGTCAGTATATGACCGAGAAGAAAATTGGCGACTGGTACGAAATAAGCTATGAAAATACAATCGGATATATTTTCAACGGCGATTTCAGTGAGTACGAAGCACCTGTAGAGGCACCGATTACAGAAGAAAAAATGTCCAATACAACGTTTGTGACGACTTCTGAAGTATCTGCTTATAAAACAGCGGATGGAAAAGGATCCGCTGCTTTTACTCTTAAACCATCAACAATAATTATGGCAAATGCACGAACTTCAAATGACATGTATAAAGTCACTGATGGCAGCAGGACCGGCTACGTCTCTGTTGACTCGCTTAACCAAGTTAGAACAGGTGACCCAATCATGAATCGCACTGGGTACCAATTTATCGATTTACGCACACAATCAAAAGTAACAGCAGCTCAGATTGATCAGTATATATCATCATATGTAACCCCAAAAAACAAAATGAGTGTTTTAACAGGAAAAGGGAAAGTGTTCATAGCAACTGGAAATGCATATGGAGTCAATCCATTATATTTAGCTGCGCACGCGATTCATGAAAGCGGATATGGCACCTCAGATATTTCTTTAGGGAAAAACAATTTATTCGGTTTTGGATCCTACGACGCCGCTCCATTTATCGCATCATACCGCTTTAATTCTGTTGATGCCTGTATTGAATACATCGCCAAACAGTTGAAAGCTACCTACCTGAATCCAGCTGATTGGCGGTACCAAAAGTTTGCCTATCTTGGCTTCAGTACGAAGGATATGAAAAATACCCGAATTGCTGCCAACAGCGAAGGGATGAACTTTTATTATGCAAGTGACCCTGAATGGGGGAAAAAGATTGCCGCGCATATGGAAAGAATCTACCCTTATAATCAAGCAGAGTACAAAAATGCTGTGATTGATACGATTAATCCTGGCGAACCAAGTAAACCAATTGGCAGCGACTTGTTTCCAAATAGAATCGAAACGGTCGCTAATAAAGCGTTAACGCTCTATAACAGTCAGGCGGTCTCCACAACAAAAGCAGTTTTAAAATCAGGTACATCGTTTACTCTGCTCGAAAAATCAAATGACTATTGGGTACGAATTAAAGTCGCTGATAAAGAATATTGGACCAACAGCATTAATTTTGTCGAATATAAAAAAGCAATATCCGTTAAAAACTTAGGCCGGGTCAGCCGTACTGAAGGAAATCAAAATCTTAATGTTCGTAAAGAGGCATCTGCATCGAGCGAAAAACTCGGTGAATTGACACCTAATTCATATGTTCAGCTCGTCCTCAAAAAAGATGGCACATTAATGATGAATGATAAAAAGACATGGTACTACATCCAGTTGGACGACGGTACGTATGGCTGGGTAAGTAAGAGTTATATCGTTCAAGAATTAAAATAG